In the Sandaracinaceae bacterium genome, CTCCCCGTTGTCCGAGTCCACGGGATACACGTTGCCGTCGGGCTGCGTGATCTGCGCCGCAGCGAGCGACGGTGCACCAACGAGAAGCAGGAGGGCAACCAGAGCGAGGCGGGTGACGCGCATAACGCTGTCACTATAACGGACGTTCCACCGTATGAGTGGCGGTTTTGAGGCGATATTCCTGACTGAAGGGTCAGTGATGCAAGCTGCCCGAGCCCGTCCCCGCCCCAGCGTCGCTCATGCGCGCGCTGTAGTCCCAGCTCTCGATGCGCACCGGGTCGAGCACCAGCGCCAGCTCTTCGCTGCGCCGCGACAGCAGCCAGCGCGCCAGGTGCGAGTCCACGCTGCCGAGGTAGCGCAGCAGCAGCTGCTCGAGCACGTCACCGCCGCGCGTCTCGTCCACCCGCACGGTGGCCTGTCCGCGAACGCCACGGTAGGGCGGCGTGTTGAGCGCGATCTCGAACGCGCAGCGCGGGTTCTCCTCGAGGCGCCGAACGATCTTGGCGTCTCGGTGGACGGCCGCCACCAGCGTGCCCTCGTGGCGTACGAACCACAGCGAGAGCAGCACGGGGAAGCCCCCAGAAGTCTGCACGGCCAGCCGCATGGGCACGATGGTGCCGTCCATGAAGTCCGCGACGCGTGCGTCGGAGTAGGGGCCTCGAACGGGGCAATGAAACGTGGTCATGATGGTCCTCCGGGCGTGGTGGTTGGGCGGGCACTCAGGGGGCTATGGAGCGAAGCAAGACGTCGAGATCGGCGAGGCCCGGCAGCTGCTCGACGCGCGTGCCTTCGACTGAAATGGAGGCCGCGCCGCCCATGATGATGCGGGTGGCGGCGGGGACTACGGCCGAGAGCGAGCGCGCCACTTGCCGCACCTCGGCTCGCGAGAGGTTGATGACGGACAGCAGCACGAGCTCGGCGTTGCGCACCTCCGCCACGTAGGCGATCTCGTTCTCCGGCACGTCGGCGCCCATGTACACCACCGCGAAGCCGCGCAGCGCGGCGAGCATGGCCACCATCAGCGCTCCCACTTCGTGGCGTTCACCGCGGGGCGCGGCCACCACGACGGCGCCTTGCTGCTCACGCGGCGGATAGAGCCGAGCCAGGCTGAACAGCAGCCCGCGAGCGGCCCCCGTCGCCACCCGCTCGTGCGCGATGCGGAATTCCTTTCGCTCCCAGCGCGCTCCCACCTCGCGCAGCGCCGGGGACACCATGTCGATCAGGAAGCGCTCGGGAGCCATGGCGACGGCTGCACGCGCCATGACGCCTTCGGCTGCGCCTACGTCCAAGCGCGCCACCGCGTCGAGGAACGCCTCCACAGGCGAGCTCTGCGTCTGGGTCTCCGACTCGGTCACGCTGCGCTCGGAAGTGGCAGAGAGGCGCGCGAGATCGCGATCCGAGAGGGTGGCCACCGTGCCGATGGCGTGCCCGGCGTCCACGAGGTCGCGCAGCAAACGCAGCCGCTGCACGTCCTCGCTGGTGTAGAGACGCCCGCCCGCGTCGGTTCGTCCGGGCACCACCGCCCCATAGCGCCGCTCCCACGTTCGCAGCGTGTGGGTGGTCAGGCCGGTCAGCTTGGCGACCATCCCAACCCGGTGGGAGCTCTCGGAATTCATCTTGCGGACCATATCGGAGGACTTCGGCAAACGGTGATCAGCAGGGGGAGTCTTGCGCTTTCCCGGTTCTTTGTCTAGGATGTGTCTATGAAAACTTCGCCAAGACCGATGCACGCAGTGGAGCGCCTGGAGCTCTTCTTCGATGGCGAGTGCCCCCTGTGCCTGCGCGAGGTGCGCATGCTGCGGCGCCTGGACCGCCACGCCCGCATCCTGTTCACGGACATCGCCGAGGTCGGGTTCCAGCCCCCCACCGACGTGGACTACGCGACGCTGATGGACCGCATCCACGCCCGACGTGGGAGCCAGTGGTTCGAGGGGGTCGAGGTGTTCCGCCAGCTGTACGCGGCGGTGGGCCTCGGGCCACTGGTCGCGATCACGCGTGCGCCCGGCATCAAGCAGCTGTTGGACCTGGGCTACCGGGTCTTCGCCAAGAACCGACTGCGCCTCACGGGGCGCTGCAACGACGGCGTGTGCGCCGTGGGAGAGGCCACCTGATGAGCCCGAACAGTGACGCCATCATCACCGAAGACACCCTCGTACAGCGGGCCCGCGCGCTGCGGCCGTGGCTGCTGGAGCGCACGGACCAGGCCATCGCCCTGCGGCGTGTGCCGGACGAGACCATGCGCGACTTCGAGGCCAGCGGCTTGAACCTGGCTGTGGTGCCCAAGCGCTACGGCGGCTACGAGCTCAGCCCGCGCGTCATCTTCGACATGCAGCTGGAGCTGGGGCGCGCCTGCCCGTCGAGCGCCTGGGTGTTCGGCGTGCTCAGCGTGCACACCTGGCAGTTGGCGCTGTTCCCCCTCGAGACGCAGGACGAGATCTGGGGGCAGGGGCACCACCCGTGGATCGCGTCTTCGTACATGCCGGTGGGCAAGGTGGTGGCCGTGGACGGCGGCTACCGCATCAGCGGGCGTTGGTCGTTCTCGAGCGGCTGCGATCACTGCGAGTGGATCATGCTGGGCAGCTTCGCGCCGGTGGCGGAGGGCTCGCCGCCCGACATGCGCACATTTTTGCTCCCCAAGAGCGACTACGAGATCGTGGACACCTGGTACGTGACGGGGCTGCGCGCGTCGGGCAGCAAGGACATCGTGGTGAAGGACGCGTTCGTGCCCGAGCGGCGCACGCACAAGTTCTCGGACGGCTTCCGCGGCAAGAGCCCGGGCAACGAGGTGAACGAGCGCTCCGCGTACCGCTTTCCCTTCGGGCAAATCCACACGCGCTGCGTGTCCACGCCTGCGCTGGGCGCCGCGCTCGGTGCGCTCGAGCACTTTGCCAAGGAGCGCGCGGGGGATGCCGCGGCAGAGCGCCTGGTGGAAGACTGCGCCGCCATCTTGGACCGCGAGCTCTGGGTGCTGGAGCGCAACTTCGACGAGATGACCGGCCACCTCGAGGCCGAGACCAGCATCCCCGTGCCGCGTCGCGCGCACTTCCGACATGACGCTGCCGCCGCCGTGACCGCCGCGGTGAGCGTGGTGGATCGCCTCACCGAGGCCTACGGGCGGGCCGGGATCTTCGAGCGAGACCCCATCAACCGCTTCTTCCAGGACACGCACGCCATCCGCGCGCACCACGCCAATCAGATAGAGAAACCGGCCGCGAACCTGGGCGGCATCCAGTTCGGCCACAAGAACGCGGACTTCTTCATCTGACGGGCGGCCCGCGGGCTGCGTAGACTGCTGGCCCATGCCCCCCACGACCGTCCCCGACCTCGCGCGCGAGCACACCGCCC is a window encoding:
- a CDS encoding MerR family transcriptional regulator; translated protein: MNSESSHRVGMVAKLTGLTTHTLRTWERRYGAVVPGRTDAGGRLYTSEDVQRLRLLRDLVDAGHAIGTVATLSDRDLARLSATSERSVTESETQTQSSPVEAFLDAVARLDVGAAEGVMARAAVAMAPERFLIDMVSPALREVGARWERKEFRIAHERVATGAARGLLFSLARLYPPREQQGAVVVAAPRGERHEVGALMVAMLAALRGFAVVYMGADVPENEIAYVAEVRNAELVLLSVINLSRAEVRQVARSLSAVVPAATRIIMGGAASISVEGTRVEQLPGLADLDVLLRSIAP
- a CDS encoding flavin-dependent monooxygenase, yielding MSPNSDAIITEDTLVQRARALRPWLLERTDQAIALRRVPDETMRDFEASGLNLAVVPKRYGGYELSPRVIFDMQLELGRACPSSAWVFGVLSVHTWQLALFPLETQDEIWGQGHHPWIASSYMPVGKVVAVDGGYRISGRWSFSSGCDHCEWIMLGSFAPVAEGSPPDMRTFLLPKSDYEIVDTWYVTGLRASGSKDIVVKDAFVPERRTHKFSDGFRGKSPGNEVNERSAYRFPFGQIHTRCVSTPALGAALGALEHFAKERAGDAAAERLVEDCAAILDRELWVLERNFDEMTGHLEAETSIPVPRRAHFRHDAAAAVTAAVSVVDRLTEAYGRAGIFERDPINRFFQDTHAIRAHHANQIEKPAANLGGIQFGHKNADFFI
- a CDS encoding DUF393 domain-containing protein — protein: MHAVERLELFFDGECPLCLREVRMLRRLDRHARILFTDIAEVGFQPPTDVDYATLMDRIHARRGSQWFEGVEVFRQLYAAVGLGPLVAITRAPGIKQLLDLGYRVFAKNRLRLTGRCNDGVCAVGEAT
- a CDS encoding pyridoxamine 5'-phosphate oxidase family protein yields the protein MTTFHCPVRGPYSDARVADFMDGTIVPMRLAVQTSGGFPVLLSLWFVRHEGTLVAAVHRDAKIVRRLEENPRCAFEIALNTPPYRGVRGQATVRVDETRGGDVLEQLLLRYLGSVDSHLARWLLSRRSEELALVLDPVRIESWDYSARMSDAGAGTGSGSLHH